TTAATGAAACAAACAACATTTAGTAGCAACCTTTACCAGCCATATTTGGACCGAGTTAAAAGTACTATCTCATTAACTAATGTTTCAGCTTCATGGAATAATTACAAAAATAAATTGAGTACGGATACGATCTTAGCATTAGGATACTGTAGTGAGATACTAGAAGACGAAGATCCTGTAGATAAAGAAGAGTTAGAGGCAATTTTAAGTTCTATTCAGACTTTAAGGCAGGATATCGAAAATAGCTCTATCTCATCTGGTATGTACGATTTCTTGATGAGTCAGCTCAATATCATTGAAAGTGCTATTCAAAGTTATCCAATCGTCGGTGGGGCAGCCTTAAAAAAAGCATTTTCTGAGGGCTTTACTGACCTAGCATCGAGAGTCGATGATATCTCTGACGGGGCTGAAAATGATCATGAAAAAGCTTCAAATGTAGCTAAAGTATGGGGTAACTTGAGAACGGCAGCTAAAGGTATAGCTGAAGCAGACAAAATGGCTAATGCATTACTAGGTTTATACGAAAAAGGACAAAATGCAGCAGAACCACTACTAGACCTTCTGTCTGGCTCATAAAAAACGACTATGGTATCAAGATACTTTTTCTAACCTGACGCAAGCACTTTAGAGCATGTGCACTAACGCGTTTCTGTCCAGAGGCGTGTCATCATGATCGTCGCTGGCACGTTTGTGCCCCATTCCTGCTTAGAGTAAATGCTTGTTCATAGTTCGTTCATCTTAGTTTCCCTTACGTCTTCTTATCATGCTTAACCGATCTAAGCCTCACAGGTTGTTAACACGCAAAAAAATTTCACATTGACAATGGTAAAATAGTATGAATTTAAGTGAATGCATAATTTCTTGCATTAAAGTATTCCGATCTCGGAATTTTTTCGCTTGACCATTCCTCGTAATTTACCTTAAGGTAGAAGCTGAACGATAAGGAGCTAAAGTAATGTCAATGTACACCCCGCCAGAGACGTCCGTGAGATTAATCGAAGCGATTGAGAAGAGGTTTGATGAGCAGCCTTTCTACAGGTTTCAGATGTCGGTGAAAGGGGTTTCTACAATGGCTGAGCGCCCTTGTGTTGACAGCTCCTTTTTGGCCGCATTGGCATCAGAGATGTTCAGTAGGGGGTGGTGCATGTTTCCTGTATCACATACTTCATACTGCTTTATCAAGTCCGACAAGGCTGAGGGCTGGCGCAAAATTAGCGGCGACCGCATGTGTGAGATTCTCGCGGAAGCCGATAAGTAAATGGCGGTTGATGCGGCAGGTATAAAATCGACAATTGGGAAAATATTGAAGACTGTATAGTTAAGAGAGGATTGGGATGGGGATCAACAGACCTACTAAACGAAAAGCGATGAAGGAAGTAGCAAAAAAAAGCAAGCCAAAGAGTACTCTTCGCGGGTTGAAAATTGTCATATCTGACTCATCAAGATTTACTCGTGAAGAGCTAGATCAGTTAAGGTATGCTATTGCTAAAGTGTTAATAAAATTCGGCGACAAGAAGATACTTCCTTCGTTCTGCCGAGCAACAGGGATCACGATAGATTATTTGCAGAACCAATTCGGGAACACCATTTACCTAGCGAGTAAAGAAGAACGCCGACTGGCTAAAGAGATGCTCGATAATTTGCAACCTAAAGCAATGGATGGGGCGATTACGCTATCGTCAACTTACAAAGAGGTGAGTGAAGAACAGTTCAAAAGAAGACTGTACACAGTTCGTACCCATATAGCATAATTTTATGCCCTTATGCCCTTATGCCCTTATGCCCTTATGCCCTTATGCCCTTATGCCCTTATGCACCCAGTTAACCTTCATTTAGGTGAATAGTTTTTTTAAGGGGGCAGTGAATAGATATGTAGTAGAAAGGTGAATTTGGCCACTTTTTCATGGTGAGTTATTTCTCTATTGGCTCCATAAAAAATAAGCTTAGGCATACCTGAGTTAATTCATGGCTCTCTAATTTAGCAAACTCACTAACACGTTTCTGTCCAGAGGCTTGCTGGTTGAGGCTCTGGCACACTTTTGCCCCATTACGTTTTAAGTATAGATTTTTGTAAACTCCATGCTAGTCCGAGTTGGGCTAGATTTTCTAATGCTCAATACTAACTTACGTGCAGTGCCACTGGTGGCAATCTGGCTAAAGTGATAAAGTATTTTCTCTATGTATCAATAGTTTCAAGAGAACAATTTTATCTAGAAGTTATGTGGCACAGAAACAAAATCATGCCCAAGTAACCATCCAATAATTATTGCTTCTCTCAACGGACATCGGGATATTAACTAACATATGCAGCTTATTTATTTTTCAGTTACAAACTTTCGAAGCATTACCGCAGCTCATAAGATTTCCCTTCATGAGACAACTGTTCTTATCGGTCGAAACAATGAAGGAAAGTCAAACATCCTAAAGGGCTTGGATACTGCCATGACAATATTGCAGACCCATGCGATCAAGGCAAGAATTGGGCGCGTACCATTTGCTCGTAGTAGAGATGAAAGCTATTGCTGGAGTAGAGATTTTCCGATTAGCCTTCAAGGCAGGAAGTCGGGACTACAGACCATATTCAAACTGGAATTTACTTTAAATGATGAAGATATTGATTTGTTTAGAGAAAGTGTGAACTCAAAAATTAATGGTTCTTTGTGTTTAGAAATAAAAATTGGTAAAGATGATGAGCCAAATATTCGTGTTGTAGAAAAAAGAGGTAAAGGTGGTAAAACGCTAAACTCCAAGTCTTCTAAAATTGCTGATTTCATAGCTAGAAATATCGTTTTTAACTACATTCCAGCCGTACGAACAGATGCTGAAGCTATGGATGTTGTACGAAAGATGCTATCTAGAGAGATGCGCATGTTAGAAAAACAGGAAGCTTATAAGAATGCACTTGACACTATACGGAAAATCCAAGAACCTGTTTTGAAAGAGCTAGGAAATAAAATAAAACTTCCTCTTCAAGAGTTCTTGCCATCAGTTAAAGATGTGACTATTGAAATCCCTGAAGATGCTCGGAGAGTTTCCCTACGTAGCGATTTTGAAATTATTGTTGATGATGGAACCCCAACGAGTCTAGCTTATAAGGGGGACGGAGTTAAGAGTCTAGCGGCTTTAGGCTTGCTCAAAGATCGAGCTTCTACTACAGGGGCATCAATAATCGCGATTGAAGAACCTGAGTCTCACTTGCACCCAGCGGCAATACATCAACTAAATTCCGTTGTTACGTCATTAGGGAACAATAACCAAGTTGTGTTAACGACGCATAATCCATTATTTGTTGATAGAAATGAGATCAAATCCAACATCATAGTTGATTCAGGAAAAGCGACACCAGCAAAAAGCACCAAGCAAATAAGAGATATTCTAGGTATTAAAGCTTCTGATAATTTGACTAATGCTAGTTATGTTTTGGTCGTAGAAGGTGAGGACGATGTTATTGCTCTGAAAGCCATTTTGCCCACACTTAGTGACGTAATTGGTAAAAGTATCAAAAGTAACTTACTTGTAATTGAGCAGATCGGTGGTGCAGGTAACTTACCCTACAAATTAACCTTATTAAGTAATTCACTTTGTGTTTATCATTGCTTACTTGATAACGATGATGCAGGAAGAGAAGCTTTCGAAAAAGCGGAAAATGAAAAGCTAATATCTATTAAAAGTAACACCTTTATTACATGTAATGGCTCACCCAACTCAGAGTTTGAGGATTGCCTGAATGTCAGCTCTTATGCTAAAGCTGTTTTGGATGAATTTGGAGTTGATTTAACAACAAATGCTTTCAAGGGAAACCAAAAGTGGTCAGATAGGGTAAGAAAAGTTTTTCTTACTAATGGTAAGCCTTGGAATGACAAAGTCGAATCGGACGTAAAATACGTAGTTGCGAATGCGGTTAAGAAAGCGCCTAATGATGCTTTAAATGCGCATAAACGAAACTCGATTGATGCATTAGTAGAATGCTTAGAGTCTCTAATAGGGAGCTAGTCTAACACGTGGGGATTATCGTTGTGCAATCAGCGCTTAATCCTTAATGTGACTGAGCTAAAAGCTTTCCAATACTTATATTAATTCATTGATGATCAATTTAAACAATTTACTAACACATAATTGTCCAAAAACGATTTAGACAGCTAAACGATTGACTGCTAAGCGATTGAGTGTGATCACCAATCGATTTTGTGGTATCGGTAATGCAACGAATGCAATAGAGCAGCAGTGGCTTTATTATGTAACTTTCTTTCAGTGTGGTGCTCAGTTTCGTGTACGTTTAAAATTGGGACGCTTTATGGTTTTAATTTGGGACATTTTATAGTTTTAACTTGATTCTAACTTATTGATTTTAATGTGTTTGATTGGACGCCTTATGGTATTAACGACACTAGCGTTTAGTAATTTGTAATCAACGAGTTATAACGCACCACACCTTTCAAATAGCATAGAAAACGCGACTGGTACTGAACTTAGGTACTGAGCTATGCGCTATCTCACTCAATCTAGTAATCATTCTTGGACTTTCCGTTTCCAATTTCCTCGGCGTGTTCGTGACTATTTTTATGGTCAATTTGAATATAAATATTCGTTGGGTAAAGTGACGCCAAGAGAGGCTCGTTCGAAAGCTCTAGAGCTTGAAAAACGGCTTGTTGACGTCATTTGCAGGGTAGAAGACGCGATAGATCGACCGTCGTCTTGTGAAGGAATAGAGCTTGTCACTTGCCAACTGGTTGCCAGAATGAAAGTGGATATGTTCCTAGCTGTAGACGCATACAAAAGGATTTCAGCTTCGCCAAGGCTTCAAGGCGCACTACGAAGGTTAATGTCAGGTAAGGACAAGCAGACCCTCTCCTTATCCGCTTTTAGAGACCTACAATGCATCCATAAGCTGTATCCAAGCACCACATCACCAGATACAAGAGCCCAGCAAATGTGGGCACTGATTTCCGACGAATGTTTGACCTGTCAGGAACCCTTCAAGAATAAAGCACAAAAGATGCTTGTTCGTCACTATAAATTAATGCTGGAAGCTCGTAACAGTTTGGAATATTTCGACTTTTCACGATTTTCGAGAGTACTGAAAGCACTAAGGCAAAACGCTGTCGAGAGTTCAACGGAAGCTGCTCCAGGTGAATGTTTCGAGGAGTTTGAGCAACATCCCCCATTAAAAAACATTGCAGTTGATACCCCTGCTGACATAACTGCTTCGAAAGCGCATGAAAGAGAAGGTAACACTGGTGCAGTGAGCGCGAGTGAGGTGGATATCCGGTGGTATTGCGAACAATACCAGACACACCGAAACAACAAATTAGGGGTAAGAAAAAATAGTGAAGGTGTGGCGCTAGAAGCACAGAAAACGGTTGAGATGTGCCTTCTTGTTCATGAGCTTATTGGGGTTCACGATATTACTCAAATCAACGTCACCCATGCAGATCATGCGCTCTCACAGCTACGAGCGTTTCCTAAAGTTTCCAACTCTAAAATTAACAAGAAACGCTTCCATGCTTTTCCAAAGCATCAATGGGTTAAAATCAATCAAGGTGCCGGACTTGAGGTGATTTCAGAATCGACAGTGGGCAGATACATTGAGAAAACCTCAACGATCTACAGTTGGATACGAGACAATTTTCCTGTTCAATCTATCAACCCCTTCTGCGGTTTGGCATCTAAAAGCGGTGGACCAGTGCTAGATGAAGAGGACAATGTTGCATCGTTTAGCAAAAACGACCTTGTAAAAATATTCAGTCAACCCATTTTCACCGAACATAAAATCAAAAGACATTACACCAAGCGGATTCCCAAATATTCACAATACTGGATGCCTCTCATCGCGCTTCTCAGCGGAATGAGACCTAACGAGATTGCTCAGCTCAAACGCAAGGATTGCGTTCTCAGAGACGACATACTGTTCTTCCAGCTATCAAATCAAGATGAAGACCAATCTCTAAAGAACAAACGCGCACAACGAGCAGTGCCAGTGCACAGCAAACTGATCGAGTTGGGCTTTGAGCGATTCATTGAACCACTTGCTTCTGAAGAGCGGCTGTTCCCTGAGCTGTCCTACAGCAAAAAGGAAGGCTATTACAAATCGTTTGGCGAGTGGTTCAAGAGATATTTTTCTAACTACATTGACTTAACTGGCGAAGGGAAGCGGTTTTACAGTTTCCGCCATACGTTTATCGATCAGTTCAAGCAGCGAGGCTCTATAGCAGCGGTACCCGCTTCGATTGTTGGCCATAAGAATGGAAGCATCACTTACGATACCTATGGCAGTAAAGCAGATTTGGCTACTTTGAGGAACTACATTGAGACGGTGAAATTTGATGAAGTCCTTAAAAAGGTGAAGCCTTTGAAGTAGAGCGGCCAATGTACCTCTGGAGATAGAATTATAAGTGGAACACCCTGGTGCAAGCGTGATGGTGTGGCCAGTCTTGCGGGCTCACACCGGTCTTGCGGACTCAACAGCTCATTTTTGGACAAAAATGAGTTAGCTTAACACCTGCAATAAAGCATTCATGGGAGTGCTGTAGCTGAGCTTGCAATAGATATGGTTTTAGCGCCTCTTGATAAGGCAACATACAAATTTTGGCTATTCATGTTACTTACATCAATGATTAAGCTGTGATCTGCTTCCAAGCCTTTAAGCAATAAAGTACTGCCTATAGCCAAATTTGGAATACGGGTATCACCTCGTTGACGTAGACTTTCTCTGGCTCTTTCCATGCCCTGTTTGAAGCTCAAGGATGGCTCACAAACAACGCTATTTATGGCACTCTTTAATGCACTGAATGCAGCACGTCGATAAACTCTAATATTATCATCAGCTTCAACAGCATTCATAATTGCCAGAAAGTTAGCTGCTGTTTTCGATTGAATAAATACGACTATTGCAGCTTCGGTTAGACTTGGTGCGTTCCTGTTTCTACCAGCTAATATTGTCCTTATTCTTGGAACCCAATGTGAATTTCCCATTCCAGTAGCCAGTGAACCAAAAATACTGATTACGCAAGTCGCTAATTGCTCACCCAGTTCAACGTCTAGTCGCTCAGAAAAAGTAACTAAATCTCTTAAGTCAACGGGCTCAACCACATCAATCCCGTTATTTTGGCTCGCATATAAATGTCGTGAACTTGCGTTGATTGAGTTACCAATAACAAGTAAAGAATCTTGGGGATAAGCGTTTCTAAGCTGGTATTGTGCCGTACTTTTCAGACGCATATTTTCTTGATGATTTTGACTCAGTTGAATATGCGATACTGAGTTAGGGCTATGTGTTAAATCAATATTGTTTCCGGCTACCAACCTCCTACGGCATTCCAACACCCACTCACCCAGTTCTTGGTTTTGTGCATTTATCCAGCGCCAAGGTGTATTCAATTCGGTTAGCAACGGGAAATAACTTAAGACCTCTGCTTGCCAACTGGGAATCTGTGTACCTCGAAAATTGAAAATCAACTGCATAGGATCCCCTAAGACTGTAGTTGGGATACACTGTGAAATAGAGCAAACAATATTGTGTTGCTCTTGGTTACAGTCTTGGTATTCATCAACAATCAGCCGTGAGTATGATGCTCTGATCACTTCATGCAGACTTCCAGTAGCCAAGTAGCGACTTACTGCATTTCTTAACTCAGGGTAATACGTTCGAGAGTTTTCAACGGGTGAGGCTATTTGACAATTTTGGCTAAAACTACTCGCTATTCTCACCGACCAGCCATCAATAGTCGACAATACATAGTTCTTTGCTGGAACATTTGCCCTAGTAAGTCTCTTTCGAAGAGCTGCAACGCCAGCAGTTGTGTGGGTTAAAACCAGATATGGCTTAACAGGTGGAATAGCCAAAGCTTCAACAATTAATTGAGTTTTTCCGCATCCTGCTGGAGCTTCAATAGCTCCAATTTCATTTTCTAATATGATTTCTGCTGACACTTGTATTCCCTATTGTCGTGCCCACACAAGAAGGTTATCTAACACTTGAGTAAATTCAGGTTGTATGGATAGTTTGTTGGGCCAAAGAACTGTTTCTGCAACATTTCCCATAGGCTCAATGTCTTTGAACCATTCTTTTTTCTTTGCTGCTAGACCAAGATACAGTCGGTGAGCATCATGAGGAGTCTGAGTACAAATTGAGAGGTTAAACTGATTTTCAGATGCATTTGTAATGTGTGCATTTACCGCGTTATTAGTTTTTCTCTCAACTGCAATATTTAACAATTGCGGAATTAGATTAACGTGGCAATTATTAAATATTGCCTGCTCAGTAGCTTGGCTATCACCCCATTCAAACATAGGTATGCCCAGTTGTATTGCTTCGTTAATGGATGCTTCCTGCTGATCATTGATATCTGAATCTTTAAATATTGCAACAGGGTAACCTAACTCATTAAAGACTTTAGCTCGCTTAAACATATGACTACCGCCGCCATCTGTGTGCATAACACCAAGCGATTGGATGCTATGCTGCCCCTGTACTTGCTCAACAGCATCAATACCATTTAAAAGTCCAATTTCTGTTTTTCCTTCGCAGACTATTACTTTATTACTCAAAAATGCCTCTGCACATACTCGCAAAGTTGATTGATGCTCGTCACTACCATTCATCGAATACATAAGGTGATTTATTTGAGGTTGCCCGGCTACTGAAAACTTCCTCAGAATATGTAGCTGTGACGATTTTAATTCTCGGAGAACAAATGGGGAATGTGTTGTGATAAATACTTGTTGTATTGGTTGCTGTTCTTTTGCACCGATTTCTTTTAACAAACGACTGATTCTAAATGGCTCAAGGCCAAACTCTACCTCATCAATGATCAACAGTTTTGAGGTGGAAACCAATTTTTGAATTCCCGCTAAAAGCAATCTAGTAGAGCCTGTACCCATTTGCCTAACTGGCGTTGCATTAGCATCATGTAAGCTCACTGCGCCATGCGAAACTGAAACACTCGACACATCAAGTAAAGCTTGTAGCTCACCTAAATTTACGCCGAGTGAAGATGCTACACCTTGAACACTTGCGAGTGCATTGTTAATCCCATCCACATTTTGCTGTGCAAAGGCTTGTCTGGCATTGCGAGAAACTTCGGTGAGTACTTCACTTACATCAAATCTATCGTCTAATAGCTTGTTTAGAAGTGAGTTACGCCCCCACGTAAAATGGCGCGAAGACCCTTCCCCTAATCTGGTGGGTGATATTAGCTCCCTGTGACTCCAAGGAAGCCTCTTCTCTAGTCCTTCCTGAGCAGCGCGATGCGAATATAAGCCCCAGTCTGGGTCTAAACCTTTATCCACGACTAAACTAACTGTAATAACAGTTTCCGCGCCTGCCTGAGGTTCGTCGTAGAATTCCTGAGTAGCAAGGTTGTAGGAACGGAGGAAACTACCATAGCGCTCAATGCTTAGAAGTTCGTCATTTAAGCATCCTAAAGTGACATAAATTTCAATTCGATTATCAACATTGGCGTTATAAAAATCAGCATCTGTAAAACTGATATTTCGCCTAGCACCTAGACAAAAGTCAATTGCATCAAGGATGGAAGACTTTCCTGAGTCACCTGGACCAATGATGCAATTGACACCTTCTGTTGGATACCAGTCTAGAGATTGAATACCTCTAAAATTACGTATACCGATGTGACGAATAATCGACATGAAACTTCCCAGCTCAAATTTCTTTCTTAATTACAGAAACATAACTTAATATGCATCAAAACGCAAAGCTCCCCCGCTGAGACCGATGCTTTCGTTCTATATAGCCATGAATACCAGACTAAAAACACAATATTGCAGA
The Vibrio sp. CB1-14 DNA segment above includes these coding regions:
- a CDS encoding ATP-dependent nuclease: MQLIYFSVTNFRSITAAHKISLHETTVLIGRNNEGKSNILKGLDTAMTILQTHAIKARIGRVPFARSRDESYCWSRDFPISLQGRKSGLQTIFKLEFTLNDEDIDLFRESVNSKINGSLCLEIKIGKDDEPNIRVVEKRGKGGKTLNSKSSKIADFIARNIVFNYIPAVRTDAEAMDVVRKMLSREMRMLEKQEAYKNALDTIRKIQEPVLKELGNKIKLPLQEFLPSVKDVTIEIPEDARRVSLRSDFEIIVDDGTPTSLAYKGDGVKSLAALGLLKDRASTTGASIIAIEEPESHLHPAAIHQLNSVVTSLGNNNQVVLTTHNPLFVDRNEIKSNIIVDSGKATPAKSTKQIRDILGIKASDNLTNASYVLVVEGEDDVIALKAILPTLSDVIGKSIKSNLLVIEQIGGAGNLPYKLTLLSNSLCVYHCLLDNDDAGREAFEKAENEKLISIKSNTFITCNGSPNSEFEDCLNVSSYAKAVLDEFGVDLTTNAFKGNQKWSDRVRKVFLTNGKPWNDKVESDVKYVVANAVKKAPNDALNAHKRNSIDALVECLESLIGS
- a CDS encoding UvrD-helicase domain-containing protein, which produces MSAEIILENEIGAIEAPAGCGKTQLIVEALAIPPVKPYLVLTHTTAGVAALRKRLTRANVPAKNYVLSTIDGWSVRIASSFSQNCQIASPVENSRTYYPELRNAVSRYLATGSLHEVIRASYSRLIVDEYQDCNQEQHNIVCSISQCIPTTVLGDPMQLIFNFRGTQIPSWQAEVLSYFPLLTELNTPWRWINAQNQELGEWVLECRRRLVAGNNIDLTHSPNSVSHIQLSQNHQENMRLKSTAQYQLRNAYPQDSLLVIGNSINASSRHLYASQNNGIDVVEPVDLRDLVTFSERLDVELGEQLATCVISIFGSLATGMGNSHWVPRIRTILAGRNRNAPSLTEAAIVVFIQSKTAANFLAIMNAVEADDNIRVYRRAAFSALKSAINSVVCEPSLSFKQGMERARESLRQRGDTRIPNLAIGSTLLLKGLEADHSLIIDVSNMNSQNLYVALSRGAKTISIASSATALP
- a CDS encoding site-specific integrase, whose translation is MRYLTQSSNHSWTFRFQFPRRVRDYFYGQFEYKYSLGKVTPREARSKALELEKRLVDVICRVEDAIDRPSSCEGIELVTCQLVARMKVDMFLAVDAYKRISASPRLQGALRRLMSGKDKQTLSLSAFRDLQCIHKLYPSTTSPDTRAQQMWALISDECLTCQEPFKNKAQKMLVRHYKLMLEARNSLEYFDFSRFSRVLKALRQNAVESSTEAAPGECFEEFEQHPPLKNIAVDTPADITASKAHEREGNTGAVSASEVDIRWYCEQYQTHRNNKLGVRKNSEGVALEAQKTVEMCLLVHELIGVHDITQINVTHADHALSQLRAFPKVSNSKINKKRFHAFPKHQWVKINQGAGLEVISESTVGRYIEKTSTIYSWIRDNFPVQSINPFCGLASKSGGPVLDEEDNVASFSKNDLVKIFSQPIFTEHKIKRHYTKRIPKYSQYWMPLIALLSGMRPNEIAQLKRKDCVLRDDILFFQLSNQDEDQSLKNKRAQRAVPVHSKLIELGFERFIEPLASEERLFPELSYSKKEGYYKSFGEWFKRYFSNYIDLTGEGKRFYSFRHTFIDQFKQRGSIAAVPASIVGHKNGSITYDTYGSKADLATLRNYIETVKFDEVLKKVKPLK
- a CDS encoding ATP-dependent nuclease, whose amino-acid sequence is MSIIRHIGIRNFRGIQSLDWYPTEGVNCIIGPGDSGKSSILDAIDFCLGARRNISFTDADFYNANVDNRIEIYVTLGCLNDELLSIERYGSFLRSYNLATQEFYDEPQAGAETVITVSLVVDKGLDPDWGLYSHRAAQEGLEKRLPWSHRELISPTRLGEGSSRHFTWGRNSLLNKLLDDRFDVSEVLTEVSRNARQAFAQQNVDGINNALASVQGVASSLGVNLGELQALLDVSSVSVSHGAVSLHDANATPVRQMGTGSTRLLLAGIQKLVSTSKLLIIDEVEFGLEPFRISRLLKEIGAKEQQPIQQVFITTHSPFVLRELKSSQLHILRKFSVAGQPQINHLMYSMNGSDEHQSTLRVCAEAFLSNKVIVCEGKTEIGLLNGIDAVEQVQGQHSIQSLGVMHTDGGGSHMFKRAKVFNELGYPVAIFKDSDINDQQEASINEAIQLGIPMFEWGDSQATEQAIFNNCHVNLIPQLLNIAVERKTNNAVNAHITNASENQFNLSICTQTPHDAHRLYLGLAAKKKEWFKDIEPMGNVAETVLWPNKLSIQPEFTQVLDNLLVWARQ